One genomic segment of Desulfocapsa sulfexigens DSM 10523 includes these proteins:
- a CDS encoding acyltransferase family protein: MKYRADIDGLRALAIIPVVLYHAKVGPFSGGFVGVDIFFVISGYLITLLINEEIRQGRFTILDFYERRVRRIFPALFFVICICSLISSIILFPMAFRDYGQSVVAATLFVANILFAKEAGYFGAASETKPLLHTWSLSVEEQFYVIFPVVLLVAHKYFQGRWKIFLLPAALLSLILNIWAVGPYPTATFYLFPTRAWELLLGSLLALGFFPVLRSQWQRDITSIVGLLCILWSVFQFTNNTPFPGINALIPCLGATLLIYSGKDGTSLVGRFLGLRPIVFIGLISYSLYLWHWPIIVFAKHVFFEGFTIYHTLAILALSFLMAIFSWHFVERPFRKRTALPHRRNLFAAATLIMAVSVITGYIIHKNDGFPGRFDNRLVSFTYNLRQYKIGTCFLGEKQRHSAWKGESCFLQTDKQSNTLLWGDSFAAHYVPGILKNTDSIDSNVLLYSLSGCAPVFSYDPPFRKQCKQFSAQIDQILTEYDISTVVLAAGWDLALKSGLRYEELDSTIQYLQKKGLKVLLIGQSPRFDRSVQDINNNSIVVRMPASKSLLSIDINAINSQLQKIAGPGSFADPSQAFCEGLVCRFKDEDTFFFWDDGHMTTAGSDRAIQSILSQVHF; the protein is encoded by the coding sequence ATGAAATATAGAGCCGACATAGACGGCCTTCGTGCCCTTGCCATCATTCCTGTTGTCCTCTATCACGCAAAGGTGGGACCATTTAGCGGTGGATTTGTCGGTGTTGATATTTTCTTTGTTATTTCCGGCTATCTGATCACTCTGCTTATCAATGAAGAGATCCGTCAGGGACGATTTACCATACTTGACTTTTATGAGCGACGGGTCAGGCGTATCTTTCCGGCACTCTTTTTCGTTATTTGCATCTGTTCCCTTATTTCGTCAATCATCCTCTTCCCCATGGCTTTTCGGGATTATGGACAAAGTGTTGTTGCTGCAACGCTCTTTGTGGCGAATATTCTTTTCGCCAAGGAAGCAGGTTATTTTGGGGCAGCCTCCGAGACAAAACCACTTCTTCACACCTGGTCTCTCTCCGTCGAAGAACAGTTTTATGTCATCTTTCCTGTCGTCCTGCTGGTGGCTCATAAATATTTCCAGGGTCGCTGGAAAATTTTTCTTTTACCTGCCGCTCTTCTCTCTCTTATCCTGAATATCTGGGCAGTTGGCCCATATCCCACGGCAACATTTTATCTTTTCCCAACACGAGCCTGGGAATTACTCCTCGGCTCATTGCTTGCTCTTGGCTTCTTCCCTGTACTTCGCAGCCAGTGGCAACGTGATATCACCTCGATTGTTGGCCTGCTGTGTATCCTGTGGTCCGTCTTTCAATTCACCAACAACACTCCTTTTCCTGGAATCAACGCCCTCATTCCCTGTCTTGGAGCGACATTACTTATCTACTCCGGTAAGGACGGGACATCTCTTGTTGGTCGCTTCCTCGGACTTCGGCCCATTGTCTTTATCGGACTCATTTCCTACTCACTCTATCTCTGGCACTGGCCCATAATTGTCTTTGCCAAGCATGTGTTTTTTGAAGGTTTTACCATTTACCATACACTGGCTATCCTGGCCCTGTCATTTCTAATGGCCATCTTTTCATGGCATTTTGTTGAACGTCCATTTCGTAAAAGAACCGCACTACCACATCGCAGGAATCTCTTTGCTGCAGCAACACTGATTATGGCAGTAAGTGTAATCACCGGATACATTATCCACAAAAATGATGGCTTTCCCGGAAGATTCGACAACCGCCTCGTTTCATTTACTTACAATCTCCGTCAATACAAAATTGGAACCTGTTTTCTCGGGGAAAAGCAGCGCCACTCTGCATGGAAGGGAGAATCGTGCTTTTTACAGACGGATAAGCAGTCCAACACCCTCTTATGGGGTGATTCTTTTGCTGCCCATTATGTACCAGGCATATTGAAAAACACAGATAGCATTGACTCAAACGTGCTGCTGTACAGCCTCTCCGGCTGTGCTCCAGTATTTTCCTACGACCCACCCTTTCGAAAACAGTGCAAACAATTCTCTGCACAGATTGATCAGATTCTTACAGAGTATGATATTTCCACAGTTGTTCTGGCAGCAGGATGGGATCTTGCACTCAAAAGCGGACTCCGCTATGAAGAGCTTGATAGCACAATCCAGTACCTTCAAAAAAAAGGGCTCAAGGTTCTTCTCATAGGTCAGAGTCCGCGCTTTGACAGAAGTGTTCAGGATATTAACAATAACTCCATAGTTGTCAGAATGCCTGCTTCCAAGAGCCTGCTCTCCATAGACATCAATGCCATTAACTCTCAATTACAGAAAATTGCGGGGCCAGGCAGTTTTGCTGATCCAAGCCAAGCCTTTTGTGAAGGACTGGTCTGTCGGTTTAAAGACGAAGACACCTTCTTTTTCTGGGATGACGGTCACATGACAACTGCCGGGAGCGACAGGGCAATCCAGTCTATCCTCTCTCAAGTGCATTTTTAA
- a CDS encoding hybrid sensor histidine kinase/response regulator, with protein MSFRLKLGIGFSSVLLLMVLAGLISWWGMDSALSRQTMLYQLNSTLEDRFNKLVREEQAFANTEDLLHSRAVFQILARIRKPIHDVLTQPLEAVQQETVKNLLEALKDYEESFSAFITHDVDMRTMKSRMLQESKRLISNGSELSRAEADMAVLQHLMGEILIAEKNYLLSGSSEAATEVVETVRKLREKAEVARENFSDNELKLRAFRIATVADVYQEIFSNFIKEKEELQQAALRMEQALSRFTEKLAQYIARETAIAGKQVAILRLVSLCISLLAVGLGIFATIFLSGRITRPIEKLKHSAAQIVSGNLDTSVVISSRDEIGELGHIFNQMAGRLKESFTDIEQYRDHLEELVRERTLALEKENFGRREVEAALRASEENLSLIIEESPMGIILWGMDFQVTRWNQAAERIFGYPAAEAMGRQVAFIVPPQAQAHVETVWQQLITQKEDGSRSRNENITSKGDTILCDWYNTPLVDASGENIGVLSLVEDVTTLVRTEQELLKVKKIESTGVLAGGIAHDFNNILTAILGNINLSLMDQELTPRTRALLKAAEKASVRAQTLTQQLLTFAKGGDPVKEATDLGQVIMDSANFILHGSSIACSYAIPDDLWYVTADKGQISQVIQNIVLNAVQAMPGGGQLSISCTNIEPGTDEFVEDSADQRFVRIDIADSGGGIPVELMEKIFDPYFSNKPQGSGLGLAITLSIINKHHGRIGVHSAPGGGAVFSVYLPASEVTEATPVTAGTDSQVPGKKARILIMDDEQMVLDVLATMLQAVGHEVLISRDGDTCIHLYEENLQSATPIDLIIMDLTIPGGKGGKETVQEILQRDRQARVIVSSGYSNDPVMAHYAEYGFCGAVSKPFCLDELSSVINTVLARQESV; from the coding sequence ATGTCCTTTCGCCTAAAACTCGGTATTGGTTTTTCTTCTGTCCTGTTGCTTATGGTCCTCGCCGGTCTCATCAGCTGGTGGGGGATGGACAGTGCCCTGAGTCGGCAAACCATGCTCTATCAGTTGAACAGTACCCTGGAAGATCGGTTCAATAAGTTGGTGCGGGAAGAACAGGCCTTTGCCAACACTGAAGACCTGCTTCATTCCCGCGCTGTCTTTCAGATCCTGGCCAGGATTCGAAAACCGATTCACGATGTCCTGACCCAGCCCCTGGAGGCGGTACAGCAGGAGACGGTTAAAAATCTCCTTGAAGCCCTCAAGGACTATGAAGAGAGTTTTTCCGCATTTATTACCCATGATGTGGACATGCGGACCATGAAAAGCAGGATGCTCCAGGAATCAAAACGGTTGATCAGCAACGGCAGTGAACTCAGCCGGGCCGAAGCAGATATGGCTGTCCTTCAGCATCTGATGGGAGAGATCCTGATCGCAGAAAAGAATTATCTTCTGTCCGGCAGCAGTGAGGCTGCAACAGAGGTTGTGGAAACAGTGAGAAAGCTTCGAGAAAAAGCAGAAGTTGCTCGAGAAAACTTCAGTGATAACGAGTTGAAGCTCAGGGCCTTTCGCATTGCCACAGTGGCTGACGTCTATCAGGAAATATTCAGCAATTTTATCAAGGAAAAAGAGGAACTGCAGCAGGCTGCTTTGCGCATGGAGCAGGCCCTTAGCCGTTTTACTGAAAAATTGGCTCAGTATATAGCCCGTGAAACGGCCATTGCAGGAAAACAGGTTGCTATCCTGCGTTTGGTGTCCCTGTGCATTTCTCTTCTGGCCGTAGGGCTGGGCATTTTTGCCACGATTTTTCTCTCAGGCCGTATTACTAGACCTATCGAAAAACTGAAACACTCCGCCGCGCAGATTGTTTCCGGCAATCTGGACACCTCGGTGGTCATCAGCAGCCGTGATGAAATCGGTGAATTAGGTCATATCTTTAACCAGATGGCCGGGCGTCTGAAAGAGAGTTTTACTGATATTGAGCAGTATCGTGACCACCTTGAAGAGTTGGTTAGAGAGAGAACCCTGGCCCTGGAAAAGGAGAATTTTGGGCGACGTGAGGTAGAAGCAGCACTGAGAGCAAGTGAAGAGAACTTGTCGCTGATCATTGAGGAATCTCCAATGGGCATCATTCTCTGGGGGATGGATTTTCAGGTGACCAGATGGAACCAGGCTGCAGAACGGATATTTGGCTATCCTGCAGCCGAGGCCATGGGCAGGCAGGTGGCTTTTATTGTTCCTCCACAAGCCCAGGCGCATGTGGAGACCGTCTGGCAGCAGCTGATAACCCAAAAAGAAGATGGAAGCAGAAGCCGGAACGAAAACATCACCAGCAAAGGAGATACTATTCTCTGTGACTGGTACAATACCCCTTTGGTTGATGCTTCAGGAGAGAATATCGGTGTCCTTTCTCTGGTTGAAGATGTCACCACCCTGGTTCGCACGGAACAGGAGCTCCTCAAGGTAAAGAAGATCGAATCCACCGGGGTCCTCGCCGGAGGGATTGCCCATGATTTCAATAACATTCTTACGGCAATCCTGGGAAACATTAACCTGTCACTTATGGACCAGGAACTTACTCCCCGTACCAGAGCGCTGCTCAAGGCCGCGGAAAAGGCCTCTGTCCGTGCCCAGACACTCACCCAGCAACTGCTCACCTTTGCTAAAGGTGGAGATCCGGTCAAGGAAGCCACAGATCTTGGACAGGTTATCATGGATTCAGCCAATTTTATCCTCCACGGAAGCTCCATTGCCTGCTCCTATGCAATCCCTGATGACCTTTGGTATGTTACTGCTGATAAGGGACAGATCAGCCAGGTTATTCAGAACATCGTACTCAACGCTGTGCAGGCAATGCCTGGTGGAGGCCAGCTGAGCATCAGCTGTACGAACATTGAGCCCGGGACAGATGAATTTGTGGAGGATTCAGCAGATCAACGTTTTGTCAGAATAGATATCGCTGATAGTGGAGGAGGGATTCCGGTAGAACTGATGGAAAAAATATTTGATCCCTATTTTTCCAATAAACCACAAGGCAGTGGACTTGGTCTGGCCATCACCCTTTCCATTATCAACAAGCATCACGGCAGGATTGGGGTACATTCTGCGCCCGGTGGTGGAGCCGTATTCTCTGTCTACCTCCCGGCTTCCGAAGTTACGGAAGCAACCCCTGTGACTGCAGGAACCGATTCACAGGTTCCTGGGAAAAAGGCACGTATCCTGATCATGGATGATGAACAGATGGTTCTGGATGTCCTTGCCACCATGCTTCAGGCTGTGGGGCATGAGGTACTTATCAGCCGGGATGGAGACACCTGCATCCATCTCTACGAAGAAAACCTGCAGAGCGCCACCCCTATTGATCTGATTATCATGGACCTGACCATCCCTGGTGGGAAAGGTGGCAAGGAAACTGTTCAGGAAATTCTGCAGCGTGATCGCCAGGCCAGGGTGATTGTTTCCAGCGGATATTCCAACGATCCAGTAATGGCCCATTATGCTGAGTACGGATTCTGCGGCGCTGTGTCCAAACCTTTTTGCCTTGACGAACTCTCCAGTGTGATCAATACAGTTCTTGCCCGCCAGGAATCGGTGTAG
- a CDS encoding ABC transporter substrate-binding protein — translation MGKKIILAAGCLLVLGAFLLLQNGKQPSLPSAVQPVSMPITLYHYFSGALSGGLTEMLETVNSREPGNQVIANGLDHEAFKSMILSTLEKGNPPELFTYWAGSRTAELVRQEKLQPIDDMWEAFKLSNRFPAPIIEAAVTYEGKKYLLPITQHLVVFFYNKTVFERENLSVPTTWEEFHTLCLHLKEKDVVPVALGARERWPAQFWFDYLLLRTAGTAYRTRLMRGEASYTDPLVERAYTLWGELIADGFMNSDANSADWNDAVQMVCNEQAAMTLMGTWAIQLFTEGDCGLEAGKDFDFFAFPTVDPAVEKAAVGPIDGIVLTRHSVNHEFAKSVLAYFAETDSQEKMSKGSGALAPNIEVPRGFYSPFKQRLLDEIASTRFWAFNYDLATPPSVAERGMDSFNELIEFPGQVRPILKNLQSDVAPLFLNQEKQSTISR, via the coding sequence ATGGGAAAAAAAATCATACTAGCCGCCGGATGCCTGTTGGTACTCGGTGCGTTCCTCCTACTGCAGAACGGTAAGCAGCCCTCTCTGCCCTCCGCTGTGCAGCCTGTTTCCATGCCCATAACCTTGTATCATTATTTTTCCGGAGCATTGAGTGGCGGGCTTACAGAGATGCTCGAAACCGTGAACAGCCGTGAGCCTGGTAACCAGGTCATTGCCAATGGCCTTGATCATGAGGCTTTCAAAAGTATGATCCTGTCCACCCTGGAAAAAGGGAATCCACCTGAACTCTTTACCTACTGGGCAGGCTCCAGGACCGCCGAACTGGTCCGTCAAGAGAAGCTCCAGCCCATTGATGACATGTGGGAGGCATTCAAACTGAGTAACCGTTTTCCTGCTCCGATCATCGAGGCGGCAGTCACCTATGAGGGAAAAAAATACCTGCTTCCCATCACCCAGCATCTTGTGGTCTTTTTTTATAATAAAACGGTTTTTGAAAGGGAAAATCTGTCTGTCCCAACAACCTGGGAAGAGTTCCATACCCTCTGTCTGCATCTTAAGGAGAAGGATGTTGTTCCCGTTGCCCTGGGAGCAAGAGAACGCTGGCCGGCACAGTTCTGGTTTGACTATCTGCTGCTGAGAACAGCTGGAACGGCGTACAGGACCAGGCTGATGCGCGGAGAAGCATCCTATACTGATCCGCTGGTGGAACGGGCCTATACGCTCTGGGGCGAGTTGATTGCTGACGGATTTATGAACAGCGATGCCAATAGTGCTGACTGGAACGATGCTGTACAGATGGTCTGCAATGAACAGGCAGCCATGACGCTCATGGGCACCTGGGCCATCCAGTTATTTACAGAAGGAGACTGTGGGCTTGAGGCCGGCAAGGATTTTGACTTTTTTGCCTTTCCCACGGTTGATCCCGCAGTGGAAAAAGCTGCAGTTGGTCCCATCGACGGAATTGTCCTCACTCGCCATTCGGTCAATCATGAGTTTGCCAAAAGTGTTCTGGCCTATTTCGCCGAAACCGATTCCCAGGAAAAGATGAGCAAAGGCTCCGGGGCCCTTGCCCCAAACATTGAGGTACCCAGAGGTTTTTATTCACCATTTAAACAGCGTCTTCTCGATGAGATTGCCTCTACCCGCTTCTGGGCCTTTAACTATGATCTGGCAACTCCACCGTCTGTGGCGGAAAGAGGAATGGACAGCTTCAACGAACTTATTGAGTTCCCAGGTCAGGTGCGGCCAATTCTCAAGAACCTGCAAAGTGATGTCGCGCCACTGTTCCTTAATCAAGAAAAACAGTCAACTATTTCCAGATAG
- a CDS encoding response regulator: MNIRTKAIILVLFLITCMTGAYLSISIKHQHQDLENKILTKKKSALFLAEMLQEQAFSNYRTRIVSLATTKQRVIEAFAKRDRVSLQQSVAGFYNVLKKENPHFRNMQFNLPDGTAFLRMHFSEFHGDDLSNVRPILNHVHRVQEQTSGYEIGRSGLFYRVVHPMFYQGKYIGSIGFGIKFEQLLELLQKQISPHLALVTSTSNWQKVTHFDSPVIQHGPNVIISHNGELFSALPPLSNTGTEDERIRFNERDFLVFSNITLNTYKTEPLAKIFVALDITDDLKSLNRFITQIVLLTLSLLTLTALILHFSFDKLLNTIINLNSSLAQANEELEERVLERTAELAESNLALKKEMEERQRIESDLRQMEKMQAIGTLASGIAHDFNNILTAILGYTQLTMQKLPPDRDDLSLHLGKVEKAGMRAKDLVAQILAFSRQVEHKSKVIRLHPVILEALKLLRATIPANINIVQNIDTECCPTLADPSQIHQVMMNLCINAYHAMLDDGGQLIVSLSQTEMTEENCLLNAVPGSYLKLEVSDTGCGMENKILERIFEPYFTTKDTGNGTGLGLAVVHGIVTNANGHIMAQSTFGQGTTFTLLFPCYLEDDIDKEQVTNDRVAMGKGEHLLVVEDEKEVMLYWEILLEEMGYQVTIMEDSTAAYQWLTEHVTDIDAVITDMSMPKMTGLELSKKIKEIAPSMPIALCSGFSNSELQKKVAAYGIESFIKKPLNKIHLSHTLRSLLS, translated from the coding sequence ATGAATATCCGCACCAAGGCTATCATCTTAGTTCTTTTCCTCATTACCTGTATGACAGGGGCCTATCTGAGTATCAGTATCAAGCACCAGCATCAGGATTTAGAAAACAAGATTCTGACCAAGAAAAAAAGCGCCTTGTTTCTTGCTGAAATGCTTCAGGAACAGGCATTTTCCAACTACCGGACTCGCATTGTCAGTCTGGCCACGACCAAACAGAGAGTTATTGAGGCCTTTGCCAAACGGGACAGAGTATCCCTGCAACAGTCTGTAGCCGGTTTTTACAATGTTCTCAAAAAAGAAAACCCACATTTCCGCAACATGCAATTCAACCTGCCGGATGGCACGGCCTTTTTACGGATGCACTTTTCTGAATTCCACGGAGATGATTTAAGCAACGTCCGCCCTATCCTCAACCATGTTCATAGGGTCCAAGAACAAACGAGTGGTTATGAAATTGGTCGTTCAGGCCTCTTTTACCGAGTTGTGCATCCCATGTTTTACCAAGGGAAATACATTGGCAGCATAGGTTTTGGTATTAAGTTTGAGCAACTCCTTGAACTCCTGCAAAAACAAATCAGCCCCCATCTTGCCCTCGTTACCAGCACCAGTAACTGGCAAAAGGTGACCCACTTTGACTCTCCGGTCATTCAACATGGCCCAAATGTTATCATATCCCACAACGGTGAACTTTTTTCCGCTCTCCCCCCCCTCTCCAATACAGGTACAGAGGATGAAAGAATCCGCTTCAACGAAAGAGATTTCCTCGTCTTTTCTAATATTACGCTCAATACCTACAAAACTGAGCCCTTGGCTAAGATTTTTGTGGCCCTTGATATCACTGATGATTTAAAAAGTCTCAACCGTTTCATTACCCAAATCGTACTCCTCACCTTGAGCCTGCTTACCCTCACCGCCCTTATTCTTCATTTTAGCTTTGATAAACTTCTAAACACCATTATCAACCTGAACAGCTCCCTTGCTCAAGCCAACGAAGAACTGGAAGAACGGGTGCTTGAACGTACCGCAGAACTTGCCGAAAGCAATTTGGCTCTGAAAAAAGAGATGGAGGAACGACAACGTATTGAGAGTGATTTACGGCAGATGGAGAAGATGCAGGCAATCGGTACTCTGGCCAGCGGGATTGCCCATGATTTCAACAATATTCTCACCGCCATCCTGGGTTACACTCAGCTGACAATGCAGAAATTGCCGCCTGACCGAGATGACCTTAGTCTCCACCTGGGAAAGGTGGAAAAAGCAGGGATGCGGGCCAAAGACCTGGTAGCCCAGATCCTCGCCTTCAGTCGTCAGGTTGAGCACAAGAGTAAGGTTATCAGGCTCCATCCTGTTATCCTTGAGGCCCTCAAATTACTGCGGGCTACCATTCCCGCAAACATCAATATAGTCCAAAATATTGACACAGAGTGTTGTCCAACCCTGGCCGACCCCTCACAGATCCATCAAGTAATGATGAATCTCTGTATCAATGCCTATCATGCCATGCTGGACGATGGTGGTCAGCTCATAGTAAGCCTCAGCCAGACTGAGATGACTGAAGAAAACTGTTTGCTTAACGCTGTCCCTGGTTCCTATCTCAAACTCGAAGTGAGTGACACGGGATGCGGTATGGAGAATAAGATCTTGGAGAGAATTTTTGAACCCTACTTCACCACCAAAGATACAGGAAACGGTACAGGGCTTGGCCTGGCAGTAGTTCATGGCATCGTCACCAATGCAAATGGTCATATTATGGCCCAGAGCACATTTGGTCAAGGAACCACTTTTACCCTACTCTTTCCCTGTTACCTTGAGGACGATATTGATAAAGAACAGGTAACAAACGACAGGGTAGCCATGGGTAAAGGTGAACATCTCCTAGTCGTAGAAGATGAAAAAGAGGTCATGCTCTACTGGGAGATTCTCCTGGAAGAAATGGGCTATCAGGTCACGATCATGGAGGACAGTACCGCTGCCTACCAGTGGCTGACTGAACATGTAACCGATATTGATGCGGTCATCACTGATATGTCCATGCCAAAGATGACCGGACTGGAATTGAGTAAGAAAATTAAAGAAATTGCCCCTTCTATGCCCATTGCGCTCTGTAGCGGTTTCAGTAATTCCGAACTGCAGAAAAAGGTTGCAGCGTACGGCATCGAGTCTTTTATCAAAAAGCCGCTGAACAAGATCCACCTCTCCCACACCCTCCGTAGCCTTCTTTCCTGA
- the tsaA gene encoding tRNA (N6-threonylcarbamoyladenosine(37)-N6)-methyltransferase TrmO: MEYTIKAIGLVHSCYREKFGIPRQPGLVKSGTGAIELLAPCDREEMFTELDTFSHIWLQFMFHEAIADGWRPTVRPPWLGGQKRVGLFASRTPHRPNFLGLSVVRYHGLRKEKGGLFLDISELDLLHGTPIVDIKPYVPYSDALEDATSGFVQFAKQKMAVQFSSEAEASCKRYQQEKNRNLKSLITEVLEQDPRPASQRGLQREYGMLLWDVNVRWMAEEKGFTVFLVIPIE; this comes from the coding sequence GTGGAGTATACAATTAAAGCAATTGGGCTGGTCCACTCCTGCTACAGGGAGAAATTTGGTATCCCGAGACAGCCCGGCCTGGTGAAAAGTGGTACGGGTGCTATCGAACTGTTAGCCCCCTGCGATCGTGAGGAAATGTTTACCGAACTCGATACATTTTCCCATATCTGGCTGCAGTTTATGTTTCATGAAGCCATCGCTGATGGCTGGCGTCCCACGGTGCGGCCTCCGTGGCTTGGAGGACAGAAACGAGTGGGTCTTTTTGCAAGCAGGACTCCGCACCGGCCTAATTTCCTGGGGCTTTCTGTTGTTCGTTATCATGGACTGCGCAAAGAGAAAGGCGGGCTCTTTCTCGATATCAGTGAACTGGACCTGTTGCACGGGACACCGATTGTTGATATCAAACCCTATGTTCCCTACAGTGATGCGCTTGAAGACGCAACCAGTGGTTTTGTTCAGTTTGCGAAACAAAAGATGGCTGTGCAGTTCAGCTCTGAAGCGGAAGCCAGTTGTAAGCGCTATCAGCAGGAGAAAAACAGGAATTTGAAAAGCTTGATCACTGAGGTTCTGGAACAGGATCCACGACCGGCGAGCCAACGGGGGCTCCAGAGGGAATATGGAATGCTTCTCTGGGATGTTAACGTGCGCTGGATGGCGGAGGAAAAAGGATTTACTGTGTTTTTAGTGATTCCTATTGAGTAA